A window from Culex pipiens pallens isolate TS chromosome 3, TS_CPP_V2, whole genome shotgun sequence encodes these proteins:
- the LOC120427053 gene encoding protein shisa-5-like isoform X2, with protein sequence MGDFDDDDFDVGDFFDIIIPLLTNILIVVLCFWLCFKCCKCRRNEGAVIATPAVVITSTQHYPAAVAATGPNPGVAPTVFMPPSANASTAGYQQLQQQQKPATAPPLMDLASQDPPTYEEAVGAGQQPQFNPHYPRQ encoded by the exons ATGG GTGatttcgacgacgacgatttcGACGTCGGAGATTTCTTCGACATCATAATTCCGCTGCTGACGAACATTTTGATTGTGGTTCTATGTTTCTGGCTTTGCTTCAAATGCTGCAAATGTCGTAGAAACGAAGGTGCAGTTATTGCTA CTCCAGCGGTGGTCATCACATCAACCCAGCACTACCCGGCAGCAGTAGCAGCAACCGGACCAAACCCGGGGGTCGCTCCGACGGTTTTCATGCCTCCAAGTGCCAACGCCAGCACAGCCGGCTATCagcagctgcagcagcagcaaaaaccaGCAACTGCTCCGCCTTTGATGGACCTGGCCTCGCAGGATCCGCCCACCTACGAAGAGGCCGTCGGGGCAGGCCAGCAGCCGCAGTTTAATCCGCACTACCCAAGGCAGTAG
- the LOC120427053 gene encoding protein shisa-5-like isoform X1 codes for MGDFDDDDFDVGDFFDIIIPLLTNILIVVLCFWLCFKCCKCRRNEGAVIATAPAVVITSTQHYPAAVAATGPNPGVAPTVFMPPSANASTAGYQQLQQQQKPATAPPLMDLASQDPPTYEEAVGAGQQPQFNPHYPRQ; via the exons ATGG GTGatttcgacgacgacgatttcGACGTCGGAGATTTCTTCGACATCATAATTCCGCTGCTGACGAACATTTTGATTGTGGTTCTATGTTTCTGGCTTTGCTTCAAATGCTGCAAATGTCGTAGAAACGAAGGTGCAGTTATTGCTA CAGCTCCAGCGGTGGTCATCACATCAACCCAGCACTACCCGGCAGCAGTAGCAGCAACCGGACCAAACCCGGGGGTCGCTCCGACGGTTTTCATGCCTCCAAGTGCCAACGCCAGCACAGCCGGCTATCagcagctgcagcagcagcaaaaaccaGCAACTGCTCCGCCTTTGATGGACCTGGCCTCGCAGGATCCGCCCACCTACGAAGAGGCCGTCGGGGCAGGCCAGCAGCCGCAGTTTAATCCGCACTACCCAAGGCAGTAG